One window of Syngnathus acus chromosome 16, fSynAcu1.2, whole genome shotgun sequence genomic DNA carries:
- the capn7 gene encoding calpain-7 isoform X1, whose translation MDSIALEVDAIKFAKTAVTYDQNGKYDEAAFYYKEAAQALIYAGMAGSKLDGIQDKVNEYLDRVQTLHNALSAVDAQKSDPLKSRHQVDLERAHFLVTQAFEEDDKGNDDEAVELYTQAVELCIKTSNETSDQAMQTKLKQLAHQALDRAEGLKQSQSKSGPSQTQDRAGPSGVKPSSSGPVRQFFPLGPDFSLNDRPQPQPMRAVQSSEPQGQRYSSDEIEVLRSTSTINGIAYVPFMSVDLKERFAFPVPFSDKSGTLALSPKQKVIFSRWVRPDEICTNPTMIMSVSSFSIKQTVVSDCSFVASLAISAAYERRYNKKLITSIIYPQNRRGEPEYNPCGKYMVKLHINGVPRKVIIDDFLPVDRGGELLCSYSSNKNELWVSLIEKAYMKVMGGYDFPGSNSNIDLHALTGWIPERIAMHSDNQSFSKDDTFRMLFQRFHRGDVLITTATGVMTEEEGEQWGLVPTHAYAVLDIREYKNMRFLQLKNPWSHLRWKGRYSERDDKNWTPELLKYLNFDPKTAQKFDNGVFWISWEDLCQYYDVIYLSWNPALFKESTCIHSSWDGKQGPVKDVYSLANNPQYKLEVQSPTGGAAVWVLLSRHITDKEDFAQNREFITLVVYKTDGKKVYYPAEPPPYIDGIRINSPHYLTKIRLTGAGSHTFTLVVSQYEKQNTINYTLRVYSGCKFNFSKIPNPFTHTKRINGQWKGASAGGCGNYKDSYKNNPVYQLQLDRAGPLLIELRGSRQYSVGFEMVTVSTTSDASSTSTSKRSSGDYRCGFCYMDCEQVPAGVYNVVPTTFLPKQEGPFFLDFASTAPLKVAQLQ comes from the exons ATGGACAGCATAGCGTTGGAAGTCGACGCGATCAAATTCGCCAAGACGGCCGTCACCTACGACCAAAATGGCAAATACGACGAGGCTGCGTTTTACTATAAG GAAGCCGCCCAGGCACTCATCTACGCCGGCATGGCGGGCTCCAAGCTGGACGGGATCCAAGACAAAGTCAACGAGTACCTGGATCGAGTGCAAACCCTCCACAATGCGT TGAGCGCAGTGGATGCGCAGAAGAGCGACCCGCTCAAGTCTCGTCACCAAGTGGACCTGGAGCGCGCCCACTTCCTGGTCACGCAGGCTTTTGAGGAGGACGACAAGGGGAATGACGACGAAGCCGTGGAGCTCTACACTCAGGCCGTAGAGCTCTGCATCAAGACG TCCAACGAGACGTCTGACCAGGCTATGCAGACCAAGCTGAAGCAGTTGGCCCATCAGGCTTTGGATAG GGCAGAAGGTCTTAAGCAATCACAGTCCAAGTCCGGTCCGTCGCAGACTCAGGACAGGGCGGGACCGTCGGGAGTGAAACCCAGCTCGTCGGGACCCGTCCGGCAGTTTTTCCCGCTGGGTCCTGACTTTAGCCTCAACGACCGCCCGCAACCTCAGCCCATGAGAGCGGTCCAGTCCAGTGAACCGCAAGGTCAGCGATACTCGTCCGATGAGATCGAGGTCCTCAG GAGCACGTCGACAATCAACGGCATCGCCTACGTTCCCTTCATGAGCGTGGACCTCAAGGAACGCTTCGCCTTTCCCGTGCCTTTCTC GGACAAATCAGGCACCCTGGCTCTGTCACCCAAGCAGAAAGTCATCTTCTCCCGCTGGGTCCGACCCGACGAGATCTGCACCAATCCCACCATGATTATGTCAGTGTCCAGCTTCAGCATCAAGCAG ACGGTGGTGTCCGACTGCTCCTTCGTGGCCTCGCTCGCCATCAGCGCCGCTTACGAGAGACGCTACAACAAGAAGCTCATCACCAG CATCATCTATCCTCAGAACCGACGAGGAGAACCCGAGTACAACCCGTGTGGGAAGTACATGGTCAAGCTGCACATCAATGGCGTTCCCCGGAAg GTGATCATCGACGACTTCCTGCCGGTGGATCGCGGCGGCGAGCTGCTGTGCTCGTACTCCAGCAACAAGAACGAGCTGTGGGTGTCGCTGATCGAGAAGGCCTACATGAAGGTGATGGGCGGCTACGACTTCCCCGGATCCAACTCG AACATCGATCTTCACGCGCTCACCGGCTGGATCCCTGAACGCATCGCCATGCACTCGGACAATCAGTCGTTCAGCAAGGATGACACTTTCCGCATGCTCTTCCAAAG atTCCACAGGGGCGACGTCCTCATCACCACGGCAACGGGAGTGAtgacggaagaagaaggagagcAATGGGGCTTGGTGCCAACTCACGCCTATGCAGTCCTCGACATCAGGGAATACAAG AACATGCGCTTCCTCCAGCTGAAGAACCCGTGGAGCCACTTGCGATGGAAGGGGCGCTACAGCGAACGCGACGATAAGAACTGGACTCCCGAGCTCCTCAAATACCTCAACTTTGACCCCAAGACGGCGCAGAAGTTTGATAATG gtgTGTTTTGGATCTCCTGGGAGGACTTGTGTCAGTACTATGATGTCATCTACCTGAGCTGGAACCCCGCCCTCTTCAAAGAATCCACCTGCATCCACAG CAGTTGGGATGGAAAGCAAGGCCCGGTCAAGGACGTCTACAGTTTAGCCAACAACCCGCAGTACAAGCTGGAGGTGCAGAGTCCAACAGGGGGCGCTGCTGTGTGGGTGCTGCTTTCCAGACACATCACTGACAAG GAGGACTTTGCGCAGAACCGAGAGTTCATTACGCTTGTTGTTTACAAGACGGATGGCAAGAAGGTTTACTATCCAG CCGAGCCGCCTCCCTACATCGACGGCATTCGCATCAACAGCCCGCACTACCTGACCAAGATCCGACTGACCGGCGCCGGCTCGCACACCTTCACCTTGGTGGTGTCGCAGTACGAGAAGCagaacaccatcaactacacgCTCAGG GTTTACTCTGGCTGCAAATTCAACTTCTCCAAGATCCCAAATCCCTTCACGCATACCAAACGG ATTAACGGCCAGTGGAAGGGCGCAAGTGCCGGCGGCTGCGGCAACTACAAGGACTCGTACAAGAACAATCCCGTCTACCAGCTGCAGCTGGATCGGGCCGGTCCGCTGCTCATAGAACTGCGAGGTTCCAG GCAATACAGCGTCGGCTTCGAGATGGTCACCGTGTCGACCACGAGCGATGCCAGCTCCACTTCCACCAGCAAGAGGAGCAGCGGAGATTACAG ATGCGGCTTCTGCTACATGGACTGCGAGCAGGTCCCGGCGGGCGTGTACAACGTGGTGCCCACCACCTTCCTGCCCAAACAGGAAGGGCCTTTCTTCCTGGACTTTGCCAGCACCGCCCCCCTCAAAGTGGCTCAGCTACAATGA
- the capn7 gene encoding calpain-7 isoform X2 — MDSIALEVDAIKFAKTAVTYDQNGKYDEAAFYYKEAAQALIYAGMAGSKLDGIQDKVNEYLDRVQTLHNALSAVDAQKSDPLKSRHQVDLERAHFLVTQAFEEDDKGNDDEAVELYTQAVELCIKTSNETSDQAMQTKLKQLAHQALDRAEGLKQSQSKSGPSQTQDRAGPSGVKPSSSGPVRQFFPLGPDFSLNDRPQPQPMRAVQSSEPQGQRYSSDEIEVLRSTSTINGIAYVPFMSVDLKERFAFPVPFSDKSGTLALSPKQKVIFSRWVRPDEICTNPTMIMSVSSFSIKQTVVSDCSFVASLAISAAYERRYNKKLITSIIYPQNRRGEPEYNPCGKYMVKLHINGVPRKVIIDDFLPVDRGGELLCSYSSNKNELWVSLIEKAYMKVMGGYDFPGSNSNIDLHALTGWIPERIAMHSDNQSFSKDDTFRMLFQRFHRGDVLITTATGVMTEEEGEQWGLVPTHAYAVLDIREYKNMRFLQLKNPWSHLRWKGRYSERDDKNWTPELLKYLNFDPKTAQKFDNGVFWISWEDLCQYYDVIYLSWNPALFKESTCIHSSWDGKQGPVKDVYSLANNPQYKLEVQSPTGGAAVWVLLSRHITDKEDFAQNREFITLVVYKTDGKKVYYPAEPPPYIDGIRINSPHYLTKIRLTGAGSHTFTLVVSQYEKQNTINYTLRLIILLR, encoded by the exons ATGGACAGCATAGCGTTGGAAGTCGACGCGATCAAATTCGCCAAGACGGCCGTCACCTACGACCAAAATGGCAAATACGACGAGGCTGCGTTTTACTATAAG GAAGCCGCCCAGGCACTCATCTACGCCGGCATGGCGGGCTCCAAGCTGGACGGGATCCAAGACAAAGTCAACGAGTACCTGGATCGAGTGCAAACCCTCCACAATGCGT TGAGCGCAGTGGATGCGCAGAAGAGCGACCCGCTCAAGTCTCGTCACCAAGTGGACCTGGAGCGCGCCCACTTCCTGGTCACGCAGGCTTTTGAGGAGGACGACAAGGGGAATGACGACGAAGCCGTGGAGCTCTACACTCAGGCCGTAGAGCTCTGCATCAAGACG TCCAACGAGACGTCTGACCAGGCTATGCAGACCAAGCTGAAGCAGTTGGCCCATCAGGCTTTGGATAG GGCAGAAGGTCTTAAGCAATCACAGTCCAAGTCCGGTCCGTCGCAGACTCAGGACAGGGCGGGACCGTCGGGAGTGAAACCCAGCTCGTCGGGACCCGTCCGGCAGTTTTTCCCGCTGGGTCCTGACTTTAGCCTCAACGACCGCCCGCAACCTCAGCCCATGAGAGCGGTCCAGTCCAGTGAACCGCAAGGTCAGCGATACTCGTCCGATGAGATCGAGGTCCTCAG GAGCACGTCGACAATCAACGGCATCGCCTACGTTCCCTTCATGAGCGTGGACCTCAAGGAACGCTTCGCCTTTCCCGTGCCTTTCTC GGACAAATCAGGCACCCTGGCTCTGTCACCCAAGCAGAAAGTCATCTTCTCCCGCTGGGTCCGACCCGACGAGATCTGCACCAATCCCACCATGATTATGTCAGTGTCCAGCTTCAGCATCAAGCAG ACGGTGGTGTCCGACTGCTCCTTCGTGGCCTCGCTCGCCATCAGCGCCGCTTACGAGAGACGCTACAACAAGAAGCTCATCACCAG CATCATCTATCCTCAGAACCGACGAGGAGAACCCGAGTACAACCCGTGTGGGAAGTACATGGTCAAGCTGCACATCAATGGCGTTCCCCGGAAg GTGATCATCGACGACTTCCTGCCGGTGGATCGCGGCGGCGAGCTGCTGTGCTCGTACTCCAGCAACAAGAACGAGCTGTGGGTGTCGCTGATCGAGAAGGCCTACATGAAGGTGATGGGCGGCTACGACTTCCCCGGATCCAACTCG AACATCGATCTTCACGCGCTCACCGGCTGGATCCCTGAACGCATCGCCATGCACTCGGACAATCAGTCGTTCAGCAAGGATGACACTTTCCGCATGCTCTTCCAAAG atTCCACAGGGGCGACGTCCTCATCACCACGGCAACGGGAGTGAtgacggaagaagaaggagagcAATGGGGCTTGGTGCCAACTCACGCCTATGCAGTCCTCGACATCAGGGAATACAAG AACATGCGCTTCCTCCAGCTGAAGAACCCGTGGAGCCACTTGCGATGGAAGGGGCGCTACAGCGAACGCGACGATAAGAACTGGACTCCCGAGCTCCTCAAATACCTCAACTTTGACCCCAAGACGGCGCAGAAGTTTGATAATG gtgTGTTTTGGATCTCCTGGGAGGACTTGTGTCAGTACTATGATGTCATCTACCTGAGCTGGAACCCCGCCCTCTTCAAAGAATCCACCTGCATCCACAG CAGTTGGGATGGAAAGCAAGGCCCGGTCAAGGACGTCTACAGTTTAGCCAACAACCCGCAGTACAAGCTGGAGGTGCAGAGTCCAACAGGGGGCGCTGCTGTGTGGGTGCTGCTTTCCAGACACATCACTGACAAG GAGGACTTTGCGCAGAACCGAGAGTTCATTACGCTTGTTGTTTACAAGACGGATGGCAAGAAGGTTTACTATCCAG CCGAGCCGCCTCCCTACATCGACGGCATTCGCATCAACAGCCCGCACTACCTGACCAAGATCCGACTGACCGGCGCCGGCTCGCACACCTTCACCTTGGTGGTGTCGCAGTACGAGAAGCagaacaccatcaactacacgCTCAGG CTTATTATACTGCTGCGCTAA